The DNA sequence CagctgtccctccctgtcccctacCTCTCCCCATAGGCCTTTTCAATGGGGTGAAGTTGGTTGTAGAGACGCCCGAGGAGACGCTGTTCACCCACCGGGGGGCTACTGTGACCCTGCCCTGCCACTACCACTATGAGCCAGCGCTGGCCTCCCCAAGGCCCGTGCGCATCAAGTGGTGGAAGCTGTCAGAGAACGGGGCCCCAGAGCAGGATGTGCTGGTGGCCATAGGGAAGAGGCACCGCTCCTTTGGGGACTACCAAGGCCGCGTGCACCTGCGGCAGGACAAGGAACGTGAAGTCTCACTGGAGCTCTGGGACCTGCGGCTGGAAGACTATGGGCGCTACCGCTGTGAGGTCATTGATGGGCTAGAGGATGAGAGCGGCCTGGTGGAGCTGGAGCTGCGGGGTGAGGCCCTGACCGGGACTGGGTGATGCTGGGACCTAAGGGAGGGGAGAGGCCCCTGAGAGAGCATCCGGATGTTTGTGCTTTATGTAGAAAATTATGTCCTCATAAGGAAGCTACTATTATTACCACcctgattttacagatgaggaaacccaaAGAGGCCAAGTAACTTCTCTGAGGTTACCCAGCTCATAAATGGCAAAGCTGGCATTTGGACCCCGGCAGCAGCCTCCAGCATCTACTGCCTTCTGTTCTCTTTCACTCATGTCCCGTTCAGAGAGAGGACAGTGGGAGCCAGTATTATAGCTCATTAGAGCCAGGGCTGAGATTTGAGCAGGGTTAGCAGGCAATGAAAGAATGTGGCAGGCCCAGCATGCAATGAGAGGGAGTGGCAGGGGTGAGCCCTGTCCCATCCAGAGGGGCCACTCTACTCAGGCCCAGCCGATGATGCCATGGCAGAATGCAGGCCCGGTGCAATCAGATTTCCTAATTTGATGAGAGCTTATCTTTTTATGTGAAATGACTGTCTTTTTTTGTAACAATCTCCTTTTTAAATacgaatattaaaaaatatatatggggtttgaacctagggacacttaaacactgagccacatttccaaccctttttatattttttattcttatgttgcttatggcctcactaaatggctgaggctgcctttgaactttcaagcctctcctgagcagctgggattacaggtgtatgccactgcactcggctcctattttaattttaattaattaaactttttagtttttttgtagaactacagattgaacccaaggttgctcgaccactgaaccacattcccagccctttttgttttttattttgagacagattcttgctaaattgcccaggttgtccttgaacttgtgatcctcctgtcttaggctCCCAAGTCAccgggatcataggtgtgtgccaccgtgccccaCAAAAGTCTTCTTTTCTGGAAAAGACCCAGGACTGTCAAAACTAGTCAAGACCCCGCAAGCCAGATTTTGTTTGTGGGCCCCAGTTTAAGATCTAAGTTCCTTTCACCTCCTCTGTCTCTGGGATAAGGCTGGGAGTCCTGATGTCGGTCTGCCCTGTTAGGGAggcagcagggagggaggaagattcTTGGACTCCATCTGGCCCATCTCTGCTGTGACCCCTGGGAATGaatgcctcagcctctcagagcTCTGGGCTGTTCTGAGAGGTGTGAATGGGGACAAGAGTAGTTCCTCCATTACCTGCCTCAGAGGCCAGGAGAATAAATGCACATCCTGGAAACTTGGCTTCATCTTTGCAGCACTCCAACTTTGAAGTCCCTGTGGCTTAGATGGTGCCTGAGAGAGGCCACATTGCTCATTTTGGATTTGGAtatggtggagggaagggagagagcctGCAGGATTCATTTGTCTGGATTGGCAGAAGCAGCCTACAGAGGCAGGGAATCCTCACCCAGGGCTAGGAATTTGAGATGATACCAGGCGCACAATAATCCCCCTGTGAGCATACAGGAAGGTTAAGATGTGATTGTCAGGCCCATggtcttctgtctctctctctctctctctctttttgggggggagggtactaGGAATTGTATCCACcagtactctgtcactgagctacaacccaccCCCAATTTCTTCCCTcaacttccctttttaaaaattttatcaagacagggttttactaaattgtcaagactggcctcaaactttccatcctcctgcttcagcctcccgatttgctggaattacaggtgtgtaccaccacgaCCAGCTCCCTTGGGCTTCTGTGCCCTCTTAGACTGGCTTTGCCCAGGTACCGGTACCCCAGCAAGACTGGGTTTGGTGCTTGACATATTCCATGTCCTTGGCTACAGGGAGGAGTTCCtactcagggccttgctcataAACAATGGAAGCCCAGCAGGGTCCCCTTCTGAACCCTTAGAGTCACGCCTACTTTTTAAGATTTCATCCAACTTGCTAGGAACTGAATTTCCAATGCTTAAAAAACTTATTATAGTAAAATTTCAAACATGCATGACAAATTTTGAGGGGACTTTGTGGCCCCCATTGTATCCTGACTACTAAGAGAGGGCCCCAAGCCTTTCCTGACTTCAAGCCTCCTTTATTTAAGGGCCCTTCACTACCCTCTTCCCATAGCTTCTAGGGCCTCTCCTTCCCCTACAAAACATCTGTCATATGTGGAAAATGTCTTATATTTTCCTAAGAAACTTCCATATTCATAATGACATATACAGTCAGTCCTCTGTAACTGTGGACCCTTCATCTGCAAATTCAACCAACTCACAGctcaaaaattatttggaaaaaagaattccaagaagttccaaaaaaagcaaaactaaagttTGCTGCATGCCAAGTACTATGCTAAATCCATAAGAATGAAGTGCTGTGTAGGCTTTGTATTAAGGCatcataaataatctagagatgatttaaagtatacaggaagatatatgtaggttctatgcaaatactatgctttttttttttctcctttttcagtgctggggattgaacccaggggcatctaCTACTGAGTCTCAGCCCCtgcccttttaattatttttatttttgagccagggtcttgctaaattgcccagcctggccttgaacttgtgatcctcctgcctcggcctctggagTATCTGGATtattggcatgcaccaccatgcctggcaatactatataattttatatagggGATTTGAACATCCTTGGATTTGGGTATTTGAGGAGGGTCCCTGGAACGGATCCCTTTGGACACTGAGGAAAGCCTGTGTGATTAGGTCTTAGCTATTGGGAGGGACGTTGGGAGCCAAATCCAgcttctggagtccaaagccagtGCCCATCTTGTACATGATAGCATCTCCTCACTGAGGTTCTCTCCATAGCCCCATAAGTAAGGCAGTATTCCCATTTTAAATTTGGAGACATTGGGCTGGTTAATCACCTTCACAAGCCAAGGCACGTTTCCTGAATGCCGCTGTTGCCTGCTCAGCTCCAGGAAGTAAAGCTCATAGGCTCTGCCTGGATGTGGGCAGTGGGTAGGAGATGGAGGTTTGCTGAGCTTCCTGAGTGaccgtgtgagtgtgtgtgtgtgtcgggggtcGTGTGTCCcagtggaggaggaagagctgaCTGTGCAGCCCACCCCTCCAagctcctttcctccctctccaggcGTGGTCTTTCCCTACCAGCCCCCTCAGGGGCGCTACCAGCTCAACTTCCATGAGGCCCAGCAGGCCTGTGAGGAGCAGGATGCAGTAGTGGCCTCCTTTGAGCAGCTCTTCCGGGCCTGGGAGGAAGGCCTGGACTGGTGCAACGCAGGCTGGCTGCAGGATGCCACGGTGCAGTACCCCATCACGCTGCCCCGAGAGCCCTGTGGTGGCCTGGGCCTGGCGCCTGGTGTGCGCAGCTATGGCCCACGCCACCACCGCCTGCATCGCTACGATGTTTTCTGCTTTGCTGCTGCCCTCAAGGGTGAGTGGAGTGGCCAAGCACAGGCCTGTgggttgatgggcacctgggacCTGCAGGGAACTTCTGGACCCTTCTGCCCACCCTGCTGACACTTCCACCTAGAGGTCTAGAGCCCCAGCAGATCTGGAAGCAATACTGGTGGGATTTTGAGTGTTTTGCTGCTTTTGCTTCTTGCAAACATTGGTTTATTCTCATCGAGCATTTTCTAGTGCTGGGGCCTAGACGAGGCTCAGGGGCATTATAGACAAAGGAAACGCATCTGTCCTCGTAAAATGGCCTGTTTCATCAGAAGATAAGTGAAAACAGGAATTGGTTCAGTGCTGTATCCTAGGCACTTAGAGAAATGTCTTGCACATAGCAGGTACTCAGTAAATGACTGGGTGAGAGACTCTGGTCCAGCCCAGGTGGGATGCCCACTTGGGGGTACAATCAGGGAAGGGTGGCAGGGGAGTACAGACATAACCAGAGGGACCCAGCCCTATGGCAAGTAGAGTGGGACTCTCAGGTGCCAAGGTGTGGGAAGTTACACTTCCCAAAATGTCCACCGCACATGTCCACAGCATCGTGGTCCCCTGGGCTTGGACAGTTGTCAGGTTCTTGGGATGGGCTCTGCTGGGGTCACTGTCTCAGCTGCCCAGCACTAATGCCCCACCTTCCCCCAGGGCGGGTGTACTACCTGGAGCACCCCGAGAAGCTGACGCTGAAGGAGGCCCGGGAGGCCTGCCAGGAAGATGGTGCCCAGATTGCCAAGGTGGGCCAGCTCTTTGCTGCCTGGAAGTTCCGTGGCCTGGACCGCTGTGATGCCGGCTGGCTGGCAGATGGCAGCGCCCGCTACCCTGTGGCTCATCCCCGTCCCAACTGCGGGCCCCCAGAGCCTGGAGTCCGGAGTTTCGGCTTCCCAGACCCTCAGAGCCGCCTGGATGGCGTCTACTGCTACCGCCCCCGCTAGGATCTGGGCGACCAGCTTTGCATCCCCCCGGGGCTGTGTATTTATTGAGTGGTTCCATTCTCCTAATGGGTCGGGGCaattttagtattgtttttatACTTctcaacttaaatattttttaaaagtatcattattttttgtaaatCCAGCAGCATCCAAGTACCAGCTTCCCTGGACACCCTGAGGCGCTCCCCATCACAAATATTTGAGGTTTGTGAGCCTTTTAGAGGGCTCCCTGCTATTTCTGAGTCCAGCCTGTGTCCTTCCTCAGAGGAGGCTGATACCCGAGTGGGCAGTGACCTGGCCACAAGGGGTCAAGGCATGGTGGCTGCTGCTCTCCCTCTGTCTCGgtctgggaaggaagaggagttggtgatgggggggggggtcctttttatttctggagTGGCTTCCTAGGCTTCTCCTTGAGAtctgaggggagggagagaagtcctcttctccctttctcatCTCCACtctgtttcttctcattttccctGTGTGGAGAGCTGCCTTTGGGTGTGTGCACCTTCTTTGAATGATAAATGGTGCTATAACTCCTTCCTTTGTCCCCAACCTGCTTCTGTGCCTGTCTCTCTGTCTCGTCCAGTCTCAGGGCTCAGCTCCCAGCCTGGTGGATGTGGTAGGTTCAGTTTTGTGCCATGCTTCACAGGTGGCGGGGTCAGCGCACCTGGGGTGGGCAGGGAACTCCGTGTGCTGCCCCAGGCCGTGTGCTGCCCCAGGCCGTGCCCTGCCTCTGGTACTGGTCCAGCAGCTGGCTCCCTGGCTTGCATCCCCCAGCCCCTGATAGTGTGTCTGTGTGAGGCCCAGCAAGAGAGAGGAAGGTGCCCTCTGGAGGGCCTCAGAAGCCAGGCTCTCGGGCCTGATCCTCTGGGCCTCACCCTGAAGGAAGGCACTTTGGTTGCTTCTCACAGGCATGCCCTGCCACTTACCTCTCAGTAATGCCATCAGTTTTTCACCAGCCCAGTGCTACTCAAAGTCTGGCCAGtagcagcggcagcagcagcagcacttaGAAtgcattagaaatgcaaattcctgGGCCTTACCTACAGAGTTAGAAACTCTGGGGTTGAGATTAGGCCCCTTGTTATCACAAATCCTCCAGGGGATTCTGAAAGCCACTAGCATAGATGGTTGTTTTACCAATTACAGATAGTCTCTGATGTATGATAATTTGACTtacgattttttttttgcacttggcattgaacccaagggtgctttaaatctgagctacatccccaacccttctatttttttattttgagacaaggtctctctaagttgcccaggatggtcttgaacttgtccttctgtctcagcctcccaagttgctgggattttaggcatgtgtcactgcgtCCAGCTGACTTATGATCTTTTGACCTTACAACGTTGTATTAGTCAATGTCtttcctataataaaatatcagtcATAAGTAACTTGTGAaaaggtctattttggctcatagttttggaggttccagtccaagatTGAGTGGCTCTTGTTCTTCTGGACTTTGCATAAGGCAGTATATCAGGATAGGTGTGGATGGCAGAGAAACAGGCTCACCTTATCAGCAAGGAAGCAAAGATAAAAGACCAAGAGCGTAGTGTCCCAAAATACCCATTCAGGGACCTGTTCCCAGTGACTGATGGACCTCCCAGAAGGGCTCACCTCCTAAAGGTCTACCAGCACCTCTCAATAACACCATCCTGGGGACCCATTTCTCAACACATGGTGCTTTGGAGAATGTTCAATATCCAAACTGTAATAGATGGCATGAAAGCAATAAATGTTCAGCATAAactttactttgaattttttttttgtatgtgtatggtattgggaattgaacccaggggtgctttatcactgagctacatccccagcccttttttattttttattttgagacagtctcacaaAATTTctgagggtcttgcaaagtttctgagtcacaccttgaacttgtgatcatcctgcttcagcttcccaagtcactgggattacaggtgtccactACTGTGCCTGGAtgctactttgaatttttaattttgatctttccCTGGGCTAGCAAAATGTGGTGCAATTCTCTCTCACAATGCTGGACAGTGGCAACAAGCAGGGCTCCCAGTCACTCAATCAAAAAGAGACACAATAGATCCTCTACTGTGTACTATGTTGCTAAGCTCTGATGTTtggtagaatatatatattaaaatgcatttaatttatctttttttaaattgggctaGGGATCAAACATAGGGCCTCGTGCAAGCTAAGTaagagctatacctccagcctctctctctctctctctctctctctctctatatatatatatatatatatatatatatataatatatatataaaatatatatatataaaacataaaaatatataaaataaatatatattatatttttagtaccaggtattgaactcagaggcactcaaccactgagccacatccctagccctactttgtattttatttagagacagggtctcactgagttgcttagtgccttgcttttgctgaggctggctttgaacttgctatcctcctgcctcagcctccgagccactgggatcacaggtgtgctcCTGACTCTAAATATATTTTCgatttcagatattttcaatttatgatggggTTTATGGGGATATAACCTCATAAGAAGCATCCATAGTCAGTTAATTTATCCATCAGTTACATAATTATTGAGTCCCTACTATTTGACTAGGGTCTGTGTGCTTCTTTGCTCACCCATTCTTTCCAGAGCTGTAAGTAACCTGGACACATGTATATATCACCTGCAAAGGCTCAACCATGCCCATACCTACACCTGAAAAATATATGGCACACAAACTCACACTGGCATTCACTTCCAACACAAACACTTTTGAGACAAAGCCTCGAAGGCATGTTGATGAGGGAGAGGTCCCGAGGGGGCACTG is a window from the Urocitellus parryii isolate mUroPar1 chromosome 6, mUroPar1.hap1, whole genome shotgun sequence genome containing:
- the Hapln3 gene encoding hyaluronan and proteoglycan link protein 3; this translates as MHRSCCCGCCAAAPWVLVLLFLLPCVSGLPFYNGFYYSNSPNGRNPGNGYGEGLFNGVKLVVETPEETLFTHRGATVTLPCHYHYEPALASPRPVRIKWWKLSENGAPEQDVLVAIGKRHRSFGDYQGRVHLRQDKEREVSLELWDLRLEDYGRYRCEVIDGLEDESGLVELELRGVVFPYQPPQGRYQLNFHEAQQACEEQDAVVASFEQLFRAWEEGLDWCNAGWLQDATVQYPITLPREPCGGLGLAPGVRSYGPRHHRLHRYDVFCFAAALKGRVYYLEHPEKLTLKEAREACQEDGAQIAKVGQLFAAWKFRGLDRCDAGWLADGSARYPVAHPRPNCGPPEPGVRSFGFPDPQSRLDGVYCYRPR